The following are encoded in a window of Dysidea avara chromosome 4, odDysAvar1.4, whole genome shotgun sequence genomic DNA:
- the LOC136253508 gene encoding uncharacterized protein, translated as MRDPIQENEDGVAGDRKFIVFESQLLSLFQRCHSCGLEVVLKTSTVGIMLVVEGMRPDGHVLHWQSQPTVNRTPAGNLLLAATILLCGLTFTSIANLADVLNLAMFCEKRYYDFQNKYMYPVVHTTYTRQQEAIVEYLRGSQLHLSGDGCCDSPGYSAKYCTYTLMDSATDLILDYSLLQCTDTTSSVAMEKEGLRQCLDKLMVQYVNISTIATDRHTGVKSLMKTDYLHIDLQYDVWHLPKSVTKKLGKKAKTKHCGQVFPWIQPISNLHL; from the coding sequence ATGAGAGACCCCATTCAGGAGAATGAGGATGGCGTAGCTGGAGACAGAAAATTCATAGTTTTTGAGTCTCAACTGCTATCTTTGTTTCAACGGTGCCATAGTTGTGGTCTAGAGGTAGTGTTGAAGACTTCCACTGTAGGTATAATGCTGGTAGTTGAAGGTATGCGCCCTGATGGACACGTACTGCACTGGCAGTCACAACCAACAGTAAATCGTACCCCAGCTGGTAACCTGCTGTTGGCTGCAACTATACTTCTCTGTGGTCTGACCTTCACAAGCATTGCTAATTTGGCAGATGTGTTAAATTTAGCAATGTTTTGTGAAAAGCGATATTATGATTTTCAGAATAAGTATATGTATCCTGTTGTGCACACCACCTACACAAGGCAACAGGAGGCCATAGTTGAATACTTAAGAGGGAGCCAGCTACACCTGTCTGGTGATGGTTGTTGTGACAGTCCTGGTTATAGTGCTAAATATTGCACGTATACCCTCATGGACTCTGCCACGGACTTAATCCTAGACTACAGTCTACTGCAGTGCACTGACACTACTAGTTCAGTAGCTATGGAAAAAGAAGGATTGCGACAGTGCCTTGATAAGTTGATGGTACAATATGTCAATATCTCTACTATAGCTACAGACAGGCACACTGGTGTAAAATCCCTGATGAAAACAGATTATCTCCATATTGACCTTCAATATGATGTGTGGCACTTGCCTAAAAGTGTCACAAAGAAATTAGGTAAGAAGGCCAAGACAAAGCATTGTGGTCAGGTCTTCCCATGGATCCAGCCTATTTCTAACCTGCACCTGTGA